From a single Carassius gibelio isolate Cgi1373 ecotype wild population from Czech Republic chromosome A18, carGib1.2-hapl.c, whole genome shotgun sequence genomic region:
- the LOC127933945 gene encoding extracellular calcium-sensing receptor isoform X1: MMGDPKYPLLSKDGDITIGALFPIHSIETLPSFNFTQKPQLFSCSSVSLRDFRMAQIMIFAIEEINRSVTLLPNVSIGYQIYDTCGSILSSMGANMALMNGQEFVSGDRCNGQSPIHAIIGETESSNTVILSRTTGPFKIPVISPSASCECLSNRKDYPYFFRTIASDYHQSRALAYIIKHFGWFWVGAVNSDNDYGNYGMAIFLNTAEKEGICVDYTVKFQRKEPEKLKNVIDTIKKSTAKVIVAFLTNFEMNNLLDQLIIQNITGLQVIGVEAWITADSMITSNSFHVLGGSLGFAVKKNNIEGFADFVIKEFWETAFPCTQTEGNSSQNELICNIYQDLLVLKSNNEDVPEQRYASNVYKSVYAVAHSLHKLLKCKEKEGCETDPKIQPRQVVETLKKVNFTIKMGDNVWFDSTGAVVAQYEVVNWQQSSNGSIKFKTVGYYDASLSPDQRFVLNTKNIIWAGGQLKKPRSMCSESCPPGTRKAAQKGRPVCCYDCIPCAEGEISNETGNH, from the exons ATGATGGGAGACCCTAAATACCCGCTGTTATCAAAGGATGGAGACATAACTATTGGAGCACTTTTTCCAATCCACAGCATAGAGACATTACCTTCTTTTAACTTCACGCAAAAGCCTCAGCTTTTCTCATGCTCAAG TGTGAGTCTACGAGATTTCAGAATGGCTCAAATCATGATCTTTGCCATTGAGGAGATTAACAGAAGCGTAACTTTACTTCCAAATGTTTCTATTGGCTACCAAATTTATGATACCTGTGGTTCAATACTATCTTCTATGGGTGCAAATATGGCATTAATGAATGGTCAGGAATTTGTATCTGGGGACAGATGCAATGGACAGTCTCCTATACATGCTATCATAGGAGAAACAGAGTCTTCCAACACAGTGATTTTGTCCAGAACTACGGGGCCTTTTAAAATTCCGGTG ataagtCCCTCAGCCTCATGCGAATGCCTCAGTAATAGGAAAGATTATCCCTATTTCTTCAGGACTATTGCTAGTGATTACCACCAGAGCAGAGCACTTGCATACATTATCAAGCATTTTGGCTGGTTTTGGGTGGGAGCTGTGAACAGTGACAATGACTATGGAAACTACGGAATGGCTATATTTCTAAATACAGCTGAGAAAGAGGGCATTTGTGTGGACTACACTGTGAAATTTCAGAGAAAAGAGCCTGAAAAACTCAAAAACGTTAtagatacaataaaaaaaagcacaGCAAAAGTCATTGTTGCATTTCTGACCAATTTTGAGATGAACAATCTACTTGATCAGTTAATAATTCAGAACATTACAGGCCTACAAGTAATAGGTGTGGAGGCATGGATAACAGCAGACAGTATGATCACTTCAAATAGTTTTCATGTTCTAGGAGGATCACTAGGATttgcagtgaaaaaaaataatattgaagGTTTTGCAGATTTTGTTATAAAAGAATTCTGGGAAACAGCTTTTCCATGCACACAGACTGAGGGCAATTCTTCACAAAATGAATTAATTTGCAACATATATCAGGATCTCCTTGTGCTGAAGAGCAACAATGAAGATGTGCCAGAACAAAGATATGCTAGCAACGTCTACAAATCCGTTTATGCTGTGGCTCATTCACTACATAAACTGCTAAAGTGCAAAGAAAAGGAAGGTTGTGAAACAGACCCGAAAATACAACCACGGCAg GTGGTTGAGACTCTGAAAAAGGTAAATTTTACCATAAAGATGGGAGATAATGTGTGGTTTGACAGCACTGGTGCAGTTGTAGCCCAATATGAAGTTGTGAACTGGCAGCAGTCCTCAAATGGATCAATCAAGTTTAAAACAGTTGGATACTATGATGCCTCACTGTCCCCTGACCAGCGCTTTGTACTCAACACTAAAAACATAATCTGGGCTGGAGGACAGCTCAag aaacCAAGGTCTATGTGCAGTGAGAGCTGTCCTCCAGGCACTAGGAAGGCTGCACAGAAAGGAAGACCTGTCTGCTGTTATGACTGTATTCCATGTGCAGAAGGAGAAATCAGTAATGAGACAGGTAATCATTAG
- the LOC127933945 gene encoding extracellular calcium-sensing receptor isoform X2 has product MSVFFCILLLFFKLHAKAEKPLCRMMGDPKYPLLSKDGDITIGALFPIHSIETLPSFNFTQKPQLFSCSSVSLRDFRMAQIMIFAIEEINRSVTLLPNVSIGYQIYDTCGSILSSMGANMALMNGQEFVSGDRCNGQSPIHAIIGETESSNTVILSRTTGPFKIPVISPSASCECLSNRKDYPYFFRTIASDYHQSRALAYIIKHFGWFWVGAVNSDNDYGNYGMAIFLNTAEKEGICVDYTVKFQRKEPEKLKNVIDTIKKSTAKVIVAFLTNFEMNNLLDQLIIQNITGLQVIGVEAWITADSMITSNSFHVLGGSLGFAVKKNNIEGFADFVIKEFWETAFPCTQTEGNSSQNELICNIYQDLLVLKSNNEDVPEQRYASNVYKSVYAVAHSLHKLLKCKEKEGCETDPKIQPRQVVETLKKVNFTIKMGDNVWFDSTGAVVAQYEVVNWQQSSNGSIKFKTVGYYDASLSPDQRFVLNTKNIIWAGGQLKKPRSMCSESCPPGTRKAAQKGRPVCCYDCIPCAEGEISNETDSNNCKQCPGEYWSNDEKNKCVLKVVEFLSFTEVMGLVLVFFSLFGVGITVLVAVLFYSKKDTPIVKANNSELSFLLLFSLILCFLCSLTFIGQPTEWSCMLRHTAFGITFVLCISCVLGKTIVVIMAFKSTLPGSNVMKWFGPAQQRLSVLVFTLIQIFICVLWLTISPPFPYKNKKYYKEKIILECSLGSTIGFSAVLGYIGLLAILCFIMAFLARTLPDKFNEAKFITFSMLIFCAVWITFIPSYVSSPGKLTVAVEIFAILASSFGLLFCIFAPKCYIIMCKPEQNTKQHIMGKIYNK; this is encoded by the exons ATGTCTGTCTTCTTTTGCATACTTCTGCTTTTCTTTAAACTTCACGCAAAGGCAGAAAAGCCTCTTTGCCGTATGATGGGAGACCCTAAATACCCGCTGTTATCAAAGGATGGAGACATAACTATTGGAGCACTTTTTCCAATCCACAGCATAGAGACATTACCTTCTTTTAACTTCACGCAAAAGCCTCAGCTTTTCTCATGCTCAAG TGTGAGTCTACGAGATTTCAGAATGGCTCAAATCATGATCTTTGCCATTGAGGAGATTAACAGAAGCGTAACTTTACTTCCAAATGTTTCTATTGGCTACCAAATTTATGATACCTGTGGTTCAATACTATCTTCTATGGGTGCAAATATGGCATTAATGAATGGTCAGGAATTTGTATCTGGGGACAGATGCAATGGACAGTCTCCTATACATGCTATCATAGGAGAAACAGAGTCTTCCAACACAGTGATTTTGTCCAGAACTACGGGGCCTTTTAAAATTCCGGTG ataagtCCCTCAGCCTCATGCGAATGCCTCAGTAATAGGAAAGATTATCCCTATTTCTTCAGGACTATTGCTAGTGATTACCACCAGAGCAGAGCACTTGCATACATTATCAAGCATTTTGGCTGGTTTTGGGTGGGAGCTGTGAACAGTGACAATGACTATGGAAACTACGGAATGGCTATATTTCTAAATACAGCTGAGAAAGAGGGCATTTGTGTGGACTACACTGTGAAATTTCAGAGAAAAGAGCCTGAAAAACTCAAAAACGTTAtagatacaataaaaaaaagcacaGCAAAAGTCATTGTTGCATTTCTGACCAATTTTGAGATGAACAATCTACTTGATCAGTTAATAATTCAGAACATTACAGGCCTACAAGTAATAGGTGTGGAGGCATGGATAACAGCAGACAGTATGATCACTTCAAATAGTTTTCATGTTCTAGGAGGATCACTAGGATttgcagtgaaaaaaaataatattgaagGTTTTGCAGATTTTGTTATAAAAGAATTCTGGGAAACAGCTTTTCCATGCACACAGACTGAGGGCAATTCTTCACAAAATGAATTAATTTGCAACATATATCAGGATCTCCTTGTGCTGAAGAGCAACAATGAAGATGTGCCAGAACAAAGATATGCTAGCAACGTCTACAAATCCGTTTATGCTGTGGCTCATTCACTACATAAACTGCTAAAGTGCAAAGAAAAGGAAGGTTGTGAAACAGACCCGAAAATACAACCACGGCAg GTGGTTGAGACTCTGAAAAAGGTAAATTTTACCATAAAGATGGGAGATAATGTGTGGTTTGACAGCACTGGTGCAGTTGTAGCCCAATATGAAGTTGTGAACTGGCAGCAGTCCTCAAATGGATCAATCAAGTTTAAAACAGTTGGATACTATGATGCCTCACTGTCCCCTGACCAGCGCTTTGTACTCAACACTAAAAACATAATCTGGGCTGGAGGACAGCTCAag aaacCAAGGTCTATGTGCAGTGAGAGCTGTCCTCCAGGCACTAGGAAGGCTGCACAGAAAGGAAGACCTGTCTGCTGTTATGACTGTATTCCATGTGCAGAAGGAGAAATCAGTAATGAGACAG ATTCAAATAACTGCAAGCAATGTCCAGGGGAATACTGGTCTAAtgatgagaaaaataaatgtgtattaaagGTTGTAGAGTTTCTGTCATTTACAGAAGTTATGGGTTTAGTGCTAGTGTTTTTTTCACTCTTTGGAGTAGGAATAACTGTGCTGGTAGCTGTACTGTTTTACAGCAAAAAGGACACCCCCATAGTAAAAGCCAACAACTCAGAACTGAGCTTCCTGCTGCTCTTCTCATTGATTTTGTGTTTCCTCTGTTCACTAACTTTCATCGGTCAGCCCACTGAGTGGTCCTGTATGTTACGTCACACTGCGTTTGgaatcacttttgtcctctgtatctcctgtgtttTGGGAAAAACAATAGTGGTTATAATGGCCTTCAAGTCGACACTTCCAGGAAGTAATGTCATGAAATGGTTTGGGCCTGCACAACAACGGCTCAGTGTTCTTGTTTTTACACTTATACAGATTTTTATCTGTGTACTTTGGCTAACAATATCTCCTCCATTCCCttacaaaaataagaaatattacaaaGAAAAGATTATTCTCGAGTGCAGTCTGGGTTCTACTATAGGTTTTTCGGCTGTTCTGGGTTATATTGGCCTACTGGCTATCTTGTGCTTTATTATGGCTTTTCTGGCTCGCACACTGCCTGATAAATTCAATGAAGCGAAATTCATTACATTCAGTATGCTTATATTCTGTgctgtatggatcacatttatCCCATCTTATGTTAGCTCCCCTGGAAAATTAACTGTAGCTGTGGAGATATTTGCAATTTTAGCTTCAAGCTTTGGTTTACTATTTTGCATATTTGCACCAAAATGTTATATAATCATGTGTAAGCCTGAGCAAAATACAAAGCAGCATATAATGGGGAAGAtttacaacaaataa
- the LOC127933943 gene encoding uncharacterized protein LOC127933943, giving the protein MFGYVYCLFTAVQINLKPKMVSMGTQTSFSPQTSTPLASPEQTDDDDDDNASVVSDLSWVPEEPMHEEDLFDEEPPYACDPHHNGIDKFIVCQEELMGLFAICPACCERSDSSIVQQEGTFVKIKQVCASCGYHRFWQNQPMLHRNMPTCNLLLSGAIHFTGCLATQTLRMLTLFGLQCISASSFFRHQRRYTIPVIVQAWQNDQAKNFSDLRAMDGGLVLAGDCRSDSPGHCAKYGSYSLIEDRVNKVVDVQLVQSSEVPNSSWCELEGLKRSVDLLRGKDLHLATLITDRHRQVAKWVREELSPEGTRHYFDVWHIAKSLGKALDAASKECDQLQLWRPAIVNHLYWTAASTPDGNPAVMEAKWRSLVNHIQDIHDHDTPAFSSCAHGPLDGDQRNKEWLDPGSLAAVKLENIIMRTALLKDVRQLSPQHQTFSLEAYHSLILHFAPKHTGFSYLGMYSRLLLAALHYNHNANRETARRSDGTEKYCVRYPRFRKGAHVVLPIKEAASYGYATSLMKALRESYTNSPAARREVSDNLSSDATAPIAKSFEQVPKEEAVSLYLARQSRYKKT; this is encoded by the exons ATGTTTGGGTATGTTTACTGCCTCTTCACAGCTGTGCAGATTAACCTGAAGCCCAAGATGGTCAGCATGGGTACACAGACGTCTTTCAGCCCACAAACCTCCACTCCCCTCGCTAGTCCTGAAcagacagatgatgatgatgatgataatgcctCTGTCGTTAGTGACTTATCGTGGGTGCCCGAAGAGCCGATGCATGAGGAGGACTTGTTTGATGAGGAGCCACCTTACGCGTGTGACCCCCACCACAA tggCATTGACAAATTCATTGTTTGCCAAGAGGAGCTGATGGGCCTTTTTGCCATCTGTCCGGCCTGTTGTGAGAGGTCAGATAGTAGCATCGTGCAGCAGGAAGGAACTTTTGTTAAGATCAAGCAG GTCTGTGCATCATGTGGCTACCACCGTTTCTGGCAAAACCAACCAATGCTCCACAGGAACATGCCGACCTGCAACCTCCTGTTAAGTGGGGCCATTCATTTCACTGGATGTTTGGCCACCCAGACATTAAGAATGTTGACTCTGTTTGGCCTGCAGTGCATCAGTGCGAGCAGTTTCTTTCGCCATCAGCGCCGCTACACTATCCCTGTAATCGTTCAGGCCTGGCAAAATGATCAAGCAAAGAATTTTAGTGACCTACGGGCAATGGATGGTGGGCTAGTTCTTGCTGGTGACTGCAG GTCAGATTCTCCTGGGCACTGCGCGAAGTATGGATCCTACTCTCTGATAGAGGACAGAGTGAACAAGGTGGTGGATGTTCAGCTTGTTCAG AGCTCAGAGGTCCCCAACAGCTCATGGTGTGAGCTTGAAGGGCTCAAGCGCAGTGTTGACCTGCTGAGGGGAAAGGACCTGCATTTGGCAACGCTGATCACGGACCGTCATCGCCag GTTGCCAAATGGGTGAGAGAGGAGCTGAGCCCTGAAGGGACACGGCATTATTTTGATGTGTGGCACATTGCCAAAA GTCTGGGGAAGGCATTGGATGCAGCTTCAAAAGAGTGTGACCAACTACAGTTGTGGAGGCCTGCTATAGTGAATCACCTCTATTGGACTGCAGCCTCAACCCCAGATGGCAACCCAGCAGTCATGGAGGCCAAATGGAGAAGTTTAGTCAACCACATCCAGGACATTCATGACCATGACACCCCTGCCTTCTCCAGTTGTGCCCATGGCCCTCTAGACGGGGATCAGCGCAACAAAGAGTGGTTGGACCCAG GCTCATTGGCAGCAGTAAAGTTGGAGAACATAATCATGAGGACTGCCTTACTGAAGGATGTTCGACAGCTGTCTCCACAGCACCAGACCTTCTCCCTTGAGGCTTACCACTCCCTCATCTTGCACTTCGCGCCCAAGCACACAGGGTTTTCATACCTTGGGATGTATAGCAG GCTTCTCTTAGCGGCGCTGCATTATAATCACAATGCCAACCGTGAGACAGCACGGAGAAGTGATGGGACGGAGAAGTACTGCGTGCGGTATCCGCGCTTCAGAAAAGGTGCCCATGTGGTGCTTCCCATCAAAGAGGCAGCCTCATACG GTTATGCAACATCATTAATGAAGGCCCTTCGGGAAAGCTACACTAATTCACCTGCAGCTCGTCGAGAGGTTAGCGACAATTTATCCTCCGATGCAACTGCCCCCATCGCCAAATCCTTCGAACAGGTTCCGAAGGAGGAGGCCGTCAGCCTCTACCTAGCCCGGCAGTCACGTTACAAAAAAAcctaa